cttaaaaatcaattgaatctctaaattattaaaatcatcGATCAAACCTTTAATCTATTTGTGAAATCAACAATTCACCTTTCGTACCAAAATTTATCTAACGAGAGAGCAGCTTCACGTTCATGAAATTTATTGTCGTTAAAGCTTATTTggtgggtaaattacattaatgaattTTAtggttaattttaaaaaattcactgtccgttttattttaataaagtcaTTCCAACCGATTTATACAGAAAAAATTACTGGAATCATAACATAACAACCACAATAAAAATAACTTACTTTTAACGTATAACATGACAGTCACGTATATGTCACATGACAGtaaaaaatgtcaaaaaaaaaacttaacacATCAGTTGcgcctaaacttgtttaaaaagcttgattggttcCCTGAACTTACATGATGTCTCGTTAACCTCaaaaacttgcttaaaatgtcatGATTAAGTCGCTAAATATTTAAAAACGtcataaaaatgtacaaaacaaaaagttaatttgttttaaaaactTAGAATGACGAATTAGGTctttattttttgatttttgatttttttttataaatttagataAATTGAAATGTATCACTTTAAACAGGTTCAGAAAGTAAATATGTCACGGTAAGCAAATCAAGTCAAGGGGCCAATACAACactttaaaaatgtcaagtaaAAAATGGTATGCTTGAATTGGGCTGAAACTCTCAAGAAAGCCCATCATAGTTCAATGTGTATCTCATTTAAGCCTATCTGAGGCCAATATGACATTCATCAAATTATCAGTATCACCAATTCACCGTCGCCATTGTTAGGCAGTAGCTGAAACTTCCTCCATTGGCGAAATCTTGTTTACGCCTGTATCATCTCACGATCCTTGTCCACTTGTAAACGCCTAAAACTCTCTGAATCTTGTTTTTCCTTACTCGGTTAATCAGATTTGAAGCCGGAGTTCTCATCACTCAGGTAATTCGGATTATTTGTTAGGTTTGCTCGCTTTcttttagctaattgatatttCAATTCgttgcaaaattttcatttattGAAGTCCtggagattgattttgtaaaaaacACAAGAAAATTAGTTCATAATCCACTTCTATTCTATCTTGAGTTTCTTCATTTTGATTATTGTACGAGTAAGCATATACATTTTTGGGGGATCATTGTTAGAGTCAGGTGATTTTGGGGCCTGTGATTATATTGTGATGTCAGTTTAAGAttattaatcataattttaCTCTCTCGATTTCATGGTGATAATGAATAATGCACATCCATTACTTATATCATATGAACATCTTTAAtatgattttattttcatgtgaGTTTTGGCGCTTGGGGTTTGAGATTGACATTTTCTTGTTCATCTATTTGTAGGTGTTTCCCTAAACTGACTTTGTACTGATCTCAATGTCTCGAAAGCGCAATGTAATTGTTGCCGCTGGCTTATTTGCTTTTGCCTCTGCAGGATTGGCATTTCCCTTCTATATGGCGTAAGTAAAGTGCATTTTTTCAAACTATTTCCAGGAATTTACAGAGTCATGCCTGTGGATATTAGAGTTTTGGTATTCTCTTTCGTTCAGGTCATCTAGGAGTAAACCAGTAATTGATTCATCTAAGGCCCTGCCACCACAAGCTACTTTTCGAGGGCCATATATAAATACCGGTTCACGTGACATCGGACCTGACCATAATACTTACTCAAAGAAATAACGAAACTTCTCCTAAGCAAGTGTTGTCGAGGGTAATAACATTTACTTTCTGTGAATTTACATTTACTTCAACATATTTTGTGGAGTCTTTACCAACACTTTGATTAGTTCACGTGGATGAGcaatagcttgaggattatAATGAATAAATATAGGACATGAAATGTTTGTAGAAAAATATGtttctgtgtatgtataaattCAAGGTTAAGGATAGTTAAGGACAGCGGTATTTCTTCCTGATTCTTTAGTTATTAGAATCATAGTCGTTAAAGGCATGCCAGTGGATCTTCGTGGACAAGGCACTAGGGTGAGCGCCCCAGCACCCTCAAAGGCCGCTGCTATCGCTAAGGCGACGGCAAGATGCATCTTTGTGCGCCTGGCTGTGGTTATAAGAGACACGTCATGCTGTGCCTATACGTCGCAATGGGTTTTTTTGGGGTTTTAATCTCCATCTGTTGGATTAGAAGCATCTGTTGTTCAAGATAAACAACAAAATTGAAAGAAAGACTTTGAAAAGACACAAATACATAACGGAATATGGTCATGATTTAGATTTAGTATTAATTGCGTTTTCATTTTGGAATTTTTCATTTcttatactttaaatattacTAGTATAATTTatggttttatatatttttattcttttagtgTCCTTCGTGTTGCTTTGGCTCAGGCTTGCGCCTAGCGCCAAGGCTTCAGGGCACCCGCCTTAGTGTGtcatgcgcctttaataactatgattAGAATAGTCAACGAGGTTGTTTCCAATTTTTCTTTAATTGATCATTTAAATTATGGTGATTGATAGAATTACGAAGAAGGGAGAGGAATATAATCATTACAAACGGTAAACATATGATTGAAATGAACTCGGATTGCGGTAACCATGTACTACCAACAGATTTGTTGCAACTAATGAACATAGGATTGAAGTGATATTCAAATTTCCAGTTGCACAATTGTGAACCATGTACCATGAAGTGATGAGTTTTTTCATTTTGCACTATATGATAATACAACATACTTATTATTTGAGGCAGTAGTTAGTGCCTTTGTGGTGATGTATGAACTTTTTGCATTGAAACCAAAAGATAGGAAAGGAGCAGATCCATTGAAACCAAAGAAAATCGACTGGTATGAATTTCAGTTGCACTATTCTGTATTTTGTGTCAAACATGGACCAGTTTTCAgttttaacaaaagaaaataatagtATATAGTTATATACTCCAATTTAATGTTGTTAATGATGTAGAGACTTTTTCCATAATTGTTGTCATTACACCACAAGGTCTCACAAAGATTGCAACTAAGGATGTTAATTTGAGTTGTTGTGTTATAGTCGTGTTATGTCATATATTTCATACGattgtatataatatatatgcatCAAAAAGCATAATTGTGTCCAACTTGTCATGTTAGAAATTCATACCCCCATTTGCAACCATGCAAGTCTCAGGACATAAAAATACCAATTATTCAGAGCatgatatttttttctttagatTGTCTTTCAGTCAATACTGATTCAGTCTTCTTTTTGTTGAAAATGTGTAAATCTATCTTTAAGTAAGTAACTTTAGTGTCATAATACCTTAGTGGCATAATGTGAGGCTTTAGTGTAGGTTATTGAAAGAGTCTAGAAGTTTGAAATGCTGAGGAAGGTGCACTTAAGTTTGACTTGTAATTTCTTGAAAGAAGCAATGTTTTTAGGCATTTTCTGGATGTGCTGTTTCTTTGACTGCCTGTCTTTTGAATCTGTTCATTCATTGGGCTAGTGGTTCATTATATCGAGCTTCTTTGCTTGGGACTTGAGAAGTATTGAAGTTTGAATCTGCTCTGATTTACAGAACAATACATTCTGTTTTGGGTAGAAGGAATTTTTCTAGTTGGTAGGGTGAGCAAGAAAACTTGAGCAATTCGTTGATTTCGttgatttggactttaatgttaCAGAATGTAAAGTTAAGgatttttatgttaaaaaatgaagtttagCAGCCATTAGTGTTAACAGTTCAGCCTGTTCAGGTGCCATAAATGTAAGGCTTAAAGCACTATTAGCCTAAAATCTTAACCATTATGAATTGAGGCTACACATATTCTTAGATATTGCTTCATATTCAAGGTTTAGTGTGGTAAACTTTTTGCCGTCCCTTTCTTGACTCGCATCTTGGTTCGTTTTGGAAATATTAGAATGGTCATTGGTCTCGCTCATATGAATCTGATGCATATAAAAtgaatacattttcatatggtGTGTTTATGTATCCATTTTCTATTGGTCGGGTCTATGTGGATCGGAATCATTGAAGAACTCTTTTTTAGGGATTGTTAGAGCTTATCATACATTTATAGATTTTCTTTTTGAAGAAAGTTTGTTGTACTACATATATGTGGTTGACTCAATATTGTGTTTTGATATTATGTTCGAATTTTGGACTAATACTGCCCAAAAAATATCCCGAAGCATTGTGAAATATCTTAATAATTTTTTAGTAGACATTTTCTCATGGaagaaccaaaaaaaaaaaaaaaattgatgaatTTTATAATGCAGATATGGTTTGCTTGAAATATGTTGATCCAATCGAACTATTACTGCATTTACCTTTCTTAATTTTGCTTTCTTGAACGTGTATTCTTATacattatgaaaataatgttgAGATATGAGGCATATTGTAAAGACTTGACCTTGAAAGGGGGTGATATTGAAATGAAAAGTTTGAGTAAAGAGCGGTCataaatgatgatgatgatgctcGAATAAACTGAATCCAGTGTTGGAATTTTGAATGTTGGATTTTTAATGTAGATGAGTTTTAAAACTGCCaaatttaataatttggatttggGTTAAAGTAAATACTAAAGGAATTTACACCTAACATCatgtattaatttaaatttacaattaagtaaagtgttttttttttatgttttatcaaTAATTTAGTTTCTTatgataattttatcaaaaatttatattttatcttaCTTTCATCAAATTGAAGAGAAAATGGAACGtgatttctttttaattaatgaGAAGCTTGAGTCTGAAATAGTGggaaacagttttttttttcaaaaatagtgGTAGATAGTTATTATAGTGAATTATTAAACCTGAATTCTCACCCCTAGCCCCATGAAAAGATCAAACTACCCTTTacctaaaatttgaaaaaacacaaaacctctcaaacacCCTACATactctttgatcaaatccggactaatttgtgaaccaaaacatggagCGTAACAACAACCGTAAAGGGAAAACGAAAATgataagatttaccgtttttgttttttgatttaagCTTAAAAATGGAATCTGTGTGAGATTTTTCAAAAACGCCGGAATCgtagtcgggcgtatgaacatcacgcccgaccgacggttccggcgtatgaatatcacgcccgacctgtggtccgggcgtgatagcctcatgcccgcaccataggtcgggcgtgatattcatacgccggaaccgtaggtagggcgtgatgttcatacgcccgacctatggttcgggcgtgatgttcatacgcccgaggggtttttgaaaattttttttaaaaaaaaaattatatttacattttaattaaattgttaaatgtttagattaatttggggtttaatttgtatgtgaaattttgattataatttatatgttaaatttttagattaattttgtagatttttagttaaatttttgtaatttttcgtttgtttaatttagtttaactaaatctttattttgttaaatttttattttgttaattaaggtatttacgggtttaattcaatagcggactaatttttttacgggtttaattcaacagcggactaattttttttttacgtaacaggtatttacgcgtttaattcaatagcggactaatttttttgcCCTCCCGACACGCGGGTGTGTGGTTATCACGCCCAACCGTGaggtcgggcgtgtggctatcacgcctaaCCGTGTGGTTGGACGTGATAGCTCCACGCCTCACCTTATGGTCGAGCATGTAGCTATCACGctcgaccacacggtgaggcgtggggctatcacgcccgaccacacggtgaggcgtgatagccaaacgcccgcgtgtcgggagagcaaaaaaaatagcatttTCCCACCCttaacccatgaaagggcattttcgtcctttcatggggctaggggtgggaatttgaggCTGGGTATAACAACACCCTTATTATATTGCAAATCAtgtgttttatttttagacagtTATTATTACACTGCAAATAATATGAATTGCAgcatttttttggtttattagattctatatataaattaggGGTAAATTCACCCATGGTCACTGaaatttatccattttaatattatggtcactgaatttctatttttaatattatgatcactgaactttatactttttaacatcggtggctCTCAATAAtaacaacttcaaaatgaaagattcaagaattaaagttgttcagaacgacattaaCCATGAAACcactttttttttccaaacaacacctaaataaacACAAcacgaaattttttaagaattaaagttttttagaatatcattaactctttagaatttttattttgaggccgtcaacgcttgttttgaggcgttgagtgactacaggtgttaaaaagtgtaaacttcagtggtcatactgttaagaattgaagttcaatagctataatattaaaatagataaagttcagtggtcatgggtgtaatttactctataAATAAGTGAATGTTTGAATTTAGAAGAAAATTTGACAGTGGAGGGAAGAAAGAACCAACATGAATGTGAAACAGTGACAGTTATTATTTCAAAtgtatattttgaaaaaattgtGTATTTAaccaaaaatattatataatggCTACGGGATGCATATATTCTGTGACATATTCAATATAGTTTTagtagtttttttataattttacaaGAAACCAATTCTTGTGacataattgtatttatttataaCAAATGTGAGATTCATGTAACTAACCAAAATACTATGTGTGTTGAGTCAGGCTCATTTATTCCTGAATGCATACATGCATGTTTTCTCTTAAAAGTCATCTGGAAGTTTGAAATAAGAGAAATAAATGAGAAAAATACCATGCATCTTTTTAGTCAGCTAATCTAATTGAGCCATTTATGCATGAAAacggggttttttttttcttttttttttttttttttgatgaaaatctAAGAATCTACATTTACAAGATAGGTTGGGTGTCGGGTTGATAAAAAAGAATTTGTAATATATTAGTAGTAGTTAATAGTTTTCTTCCTtaagaaaattattttgaatCAATTATAGgtgaatattataattaactatatttattattaaatttaattcttatttgctatatataacaaaaaaaaaataatacttttacattctaatttaaaaaatttaaaccacaaatcataaatcctagacaatatattttaaatttttaattaataaacttTAATCCTtaagatatattaaaaataatgatcttattagtttgacataattcaaaattatgacttcacctaattgtagatagttttttaaaagtgaatttgtaTGTAAATTTCATTTTCGTGGGGCCATATTAAATGCAATAGAAATAgagaaaactacaaaaaaaaaaaaaaaagattttaacttttatttatattagaaCGAAACCCTCACTTTGCTTCGGATAATTAAATGAGCAAATCCACttactcattaaggtgcatgtaaAAATTCATGTTAGAAACTATATTAATATAAACTTAAGAAACACATGAAAAATAAAGGTTATCTTGCAAAGTAATGAGTTTGTATATTTGGTGCGAAAAATTGTTAGTTTCATTGTTAGTTATCTACGAAATGTCCTTTATATGGGAAATCGTTGTTTAGTATGTTAGAGAGACCAATTACCTGAAATGGATATTTAATTTGTACATAATAAAATAGATCAAGTTGATATATAATGAAAGATATAGTTAaattatcatcaaaacaaaGTTTCCAAAATAAAGATTGTGATGAAGTTTTATCATCAGAGAGGAGACAACCCATTTCTGATTCCAGCCGAGAAGACTAGACTAGTCAAAGGAAAAGGAAGGATCAAGAATGTCATATATTTCAGGGCTTTGAAAGGATAGGAGAAGGGAAGAAAACAAAGAAGGTCACTCCTTTTAGGAACATGGCTCGTTCATTCACTTGCTCATGAACTCGCAGCTTCGCCAGAAGCGACGAAGGGGGGGCTGGGGATTACTATTTACTTTAGGTTGAATGTTTGCAAATCGCCTGAACTTTTAGAGTTTCAAGCAGGAACTTTCCGAAAGGAATCTTGGAAAATTGGCCTCCTAAAGCTGCACTAGCTGTTTCGATTATAACATCACTTCCCCTGGCCACACTAAGGTAGACTCGATCGTCTAGTCTTTCCTTCCTCTTTCGATGTTATGTATGCTTTCATTTCAGTTCTGATAGGATGGTAGATGAGTACATAGAGATCATTGTTAGTTGTATTCAAGTCCAAAAACTAAATATATTTGGTATTTTCTATCCATGTGTGTGGATTGGTTTTGCATTTACACTATCTAAAATTAGGTCATGTGTCTgataagaaaatatacaaaaatcgGTTAAAGAAACAAACTCACATATAAATATCCCAAATAGAACAATGCTTAAAACTATTATTACTCGTagaaaaattatactaaaagaGTAGAAAGAAAGAATGATGTAAAAAAACACGATGAAGATcaatttaaaaacaaaagaaaaacctAATTTCTAAATGATGCACATACAATTTAGCAATTTAACCACAGCCATGGTTCCAAAAACAAAGAGGTCCGAGTGACCACTCATAACATGTATTTAGCATGTATTTCATATTTGTCACTTGGAGCCACTTGTCATTTTCTtttgtatttcatattttaaCATGCATTTATCATTAGATATGGCATATTTAAATTATGATATGATTTGTTCTTTGCTTTTATATTATTTCATCTTGCTTAGACTTTTTGCTAGCATTCATTATATTGTTTCATTTTATGCCAAGCTTAAGAATCGCTTCAATATCCGAGGCCAAGAATATAATTCGTTCTATATTACATATCAAAGCactgaaaaaaaatgaatagaAAAAATAACACACATTTGAACATCAGaactaaaaaaaaagaacttaAACATTCAGCATTGTAATTGTTTTTTCTATCGTTACTGCCATATATTTGTAACAGAAAGGAAATTATTAGATCGTCTCAGTATATATTACATAGCAGGTTACTGAAAAATAAAGCatataaaaaggaaaagaatagaaaaaacaaTTGTAGACAAAGAGCAAGTAAATCTTTATAGAGAGCTGAACAATATTAAGAAAAATAGATGCAGAGCAATTTCATTACTGAAGTATGGGATATATAGAATATGAAATTTTGAGAAAGGAAACCAAATAACTATTAACATAATGCAAGTTATATGCAAGTCATTTAAAAATCTAATATTTTTGTTGAAATTTTTTTCGTAGGAACTGAAGTTTTTTCATCTACTATGAATTCAGAATTATTAAAAAGTtgacataattttaattttctttagaATCGATTCTGcaatttcaaatatatataacatcaagataaattaaaaaattacctCTTCAATCCAGGAATTTCACACTTTTAGTTAATAAACTCATAATACCTAACAAAATGCAATAAACCATTcacaaaaaataaatcattaCCCTAACTGACAATGATCAGTGAAGATTCAAAAtccatatgcaaaaaggaaaaataagcAACAGATGGACTTGATATCTGAGTGTCAACATTGACAACGAACAATCAATATAAAAAGGGAGAAATGAAAATGAACAAACATGAGCATTATTTACATACGCTTATTGAGATCGGGAGTGACCTGAAGGAATCCAAGAGGATTCTCCATGGTGTCTATGGGGGTTCTAGGTTCTCGGGGAGGATTTGAAGAAGACGAGTTCAAAGTATTATATAGATCAGCCATGAATGCGTATGTCCGTTCCACACTCACCATACCAATTTGATGTAAGAAACTCTATGAGGGATGGTTTGGATATGATTAAGATTCTCCGAGTGTTTGAAATAAGATAGAAAATGAGATCAAATGAAGGGTCGACTAGAACTGACGATCCCATTCTGATGCTAAAGTTAGCAGAATGAGGGAAATAAGATGCTGAAAAGTATAGAATTAAGGTGTTAATGGAGAGGATGTGTGTACCTTTAATTGCATAACAATCTTTTCTAATTATAAGGTGTTAGAGTAAATCTATTATTATGGCATATTGTATGTCTCATGGAGCTCAAAAACACGTGTCAATCTCTGAATGGAGAATGTCTGTTGGTAGTTCATGACAATTTGCATAGGTCAAACTGTCATCTCGTGATTCTAGGCGTGAAACTGATGTTTGTGTGATTCAA
The window above is part of the Euphorbia lathyris chromosome 3, ddEupLath1.1, whole genome shotgun sequence genome. Proteins encoded here:
- the LOC136221534 gene encoding uncharacterized protein; its protein translation is MSRKRNVIVAAGLFAFASAGLAFPFYMASSRSKPVIDSSKALPPQATFRGPYINTGSRDIGPDHNTYSKK